The Ptiloglossa arizonensis isolate GNS036 chromosome 13, iyPtiAriz1_principal, whole genome shotgun sequence genome window below encodes:
- the LOC143153664 gene encoding phospholipase A1 — protein sequence MSKLCTCLCIILFCIQNIVYAGVCEVDNVPGTIEKLRLKVFKRNSTYPTFTESTIPNPRILMKDIVHKDSVLYVHGYLENTDSENVQIIVKAYLENRDVNVLLVDWSKIAIDLNYIYVASQVPTIGKAIAKCLEKLSEKINLNTLHIIGHSLGAHIAGFIGRFLSVHLERITGLDPALPLFYPSTCHIRPTDAEAVVILHTDGGFYGTPIDTGTLDFYANKGISPQPGCPIIIGAELCSHQRSIRLYAESLENPNTFLSHKCFDKIIGIEKSNVKVHFGDSTPKNIHGTYCFDTNAAPPYSKVNFKYLK from the exons ATGTCAAAGTTGTGTACTTGTCTGTGCATAATTTTATTCTGTATTCAAAATATTGTCTACGCGGGTGTAT GTGAAGTAGACAATGTTCCGGGTACCATTGAGAAACTTCGTTTGAAGGTTTTTAAGAG AAACAGTACTTATCCAACGTTCACCGAGAGCACGATACCGAATCCAAGGATCCTTATGAAGGATATCGTGCACAAAGACTCTGTTCTTTACGTACATGGATATCTGGAGAATACAGACTCTGAAAATGTTCAGATAATAGTTAAAG CGTATTTAGAAAATAGAGACGTTAACGTTCTCCTAGTCGATTGGAGCAAAATAGCGATTGACCTCAACTACATTTACGTCGCCAGTCAAGTTCCTACTATAGGAAAGGCAATTGCAAAATGTTTGGAGAAACTCTCTGAGAAGATCAATCTGAACACGTTACACATAATTGGGCATTCGTTGGGTGCTCACATCGCTGGTTTTATCGGAAGGTTCTTGAGTGTCCATCTCGAACGGATCACGG GTTTAGATCCGGCGCTTCCCTTATTTTATCCCTCAACGTGTCACATTAGACCAACCGATGCAGAAGCTGTCGTTATCCTTCACACGGATGGTGGCTTTTATGGGACGCCTATCGACACGGGGACTCTTGATTTTTACGCGAACAAGGGAATCAGTCCTCAGCCAGGTTGCCCTATAATCATTGGAGCAG AATTGTGCAGCCACCAAAGGTCGATCAGACTGTACGCAGAATCCTTAGAGAATCCCAACACATTTCTGTCGCACAAGTGCTTTGATAAAATAATAGGGATCGAAAAGAGCAACGTGAAAGTGCACTTTGGAGATTCTACGCCGAAAAACAT ACACGGGACGTACTGCTTCGATACAAACGCGGCACCCCCGTACAGCAAAGTTAATTTCAAATATCTAAAATAA